Proteins from a single region of Deltaproteobacteria bacterium:
- a CDS encoding FKBP-type peptidyl-prolyl cis-trans isomerase, with amino-acid sequence MVFAPWARDRDARAQSQPDIAPQAAQGGQTAPEKADEPSLLKTQRDQVNYAIGVQLIGNFKKQEVDIDLEMVIRGMQDAYSGKGLLMSDAEIRRAVMAYQDEVRRSQARIRTASLEENRKKGAAFLAENMKKEGVIALPSGLQYRIIRSGEGKRPTDTDTIECHYRGMLIDGTEFDSSYRRGRPVSLKVNSVIPGWKEALKLMPVGSKWEIFIPSELAYGAGGAGHHIEPGDTIIFETELLAIK; translated from the coding sequence ATGGTGTTTGCGCCTTGGGCAAGGGATAGGGATGCCCGGGCCCAATCTCAGCCGGATATCGCCCCACAGGCCGCACAGGGTGGGCAGACCGCACCGGAGAAGGCCGACGAACCATCTCTTCTCAAGACACAAAGGGATCAGGTGAATTACGCCATCGGCGTCCAGTTAATCGGCAACTTCAAAAAGCAGGAAGTCGATATTGACCTGGAGATGGTGATAAGGGGGATGCAGGACGCCTACTCAGGCAAGGGGCTTCTTATGTCCGATGCCGAGATTCGAAGGGCCGTAATGGCCTATCAGGACGAAGTGCGACGGTCGCAGGCAAGGATCCGAACCGCTTCACTGGAAGAGAACAGGAAAAAGGGAGCGGCGTTTCTGGCGGAAAACATGAAAAAGGAAGGGGTCATAGCCTTGCCAAGCGGCCTGCAATACCGGATCATCAGGTCGGGTGAAGGAAAAAGGCCCACCGACACCGATACCATAGAGTGCCACTATCGGGGAATGCTTATCGACGGTACGGAATTCGACAGCTCCTACCGCAGGGGGCGTCCAGTAAGCCTCAAGGTCAACAGCGTCATTCCCGGCTGGAAGGAGGCGCTCAAGCTCATGCCGGTCGGTTCCAAATGGGAGATTTTTATTCCGTCTGAACTCGCCTATGGAGCGGGGGGAGCCGGCCACCACATCGAACCGGGGGACACGATCATTTTTGAAACGGAACTCCTTGCCATCAAGTGA
- a CDS encoding DUF1566 domain-containing protein, whose amino-acid sequence MKRKDLTKIFLCLAMLLLAGHAVSGPIPDTGQTKCYDDSGEIPCPSPGQLFYGQDANYSMNPPSYTKLDHSGNALPDSAASWAMVKDNVTGLIWETKTDDGTIHDKDNTYTWYDNNPMSNGGNSGFPGNGTDTEDFINALNDANFGGYGDWRLPTVQELTYLVDNGVSQPGPTIDVNYFPHAISSFYWSSNTPVENIYRAWGVSFDYGFDDTKGKNVYGSVRAVRGVTDSVSEPYVDNGDGTVTDTSTGLTWQQDTLEEAFTWEQALAYCEGLSLGGHEDWRLPSINELRSLANYGRYNPSMDTTFFPNAVSLLYWSSTTYASNAANAWGIFFLTGGGYSANKGSLRLVRAVRGGMTAPPSPCLPDIKANGQDGPLTVSAGTAVIITVSLSPGDEDGKQADWWLIASAFGEFYSYPYTEWIPGVRPVMQSPLVTVSPVQIYSGLLQAGTYIFYFGVDTNPDDIVDEPLFYDWVEIRVIE is encoded by the coding sequence ATGAAAAGAAAAGATCTTACAAAGATTTTTCTATGCCTTGCGATGCTCCTTTTGGCAGGCCATGCGGTTTCCGGCCCAATTCCGGATACGGGCCAAACCAAGTGCTATGATGATAGCGGCGAGATCCCCTGTCCCTCTCCGGGCCAGCTGTTTTACGGGCAGGATGCAAATTATTCCATGAACCCACCCTCCTATACAAAATTGGACCACAGCGGAAATGCGCTGCCGGATTCCGCGGCTTCATGGGCCATGGTCAAAGACAATGTCACCGGCCTGATCTGGGAAACCAAGACCGATGACGGGACCATCCATGATAAAGACAACACCTATACCTGGTACGACAACAACCCGATGTCCAATGGTGGAAATTCCGGTTTTCCGGGCAATGGCACGGATACGGAAGATTTTATCAATGCGTTGAATGATGCCAATTTTGGGGGATATGGAGATTGGCGGCTTCCGACGGTTCAAGAATTGACCTATCTCGTTGATAACGGTGTGTCTCAGCCCGGGCCGACGATCGATGTCAACTATTTTCCCCATGCGATTTCATCGTTTTACTGGTCGTCGAATACTCCCGTCGAGAATATCTACAGGGCCTGGGGGGTGAGCTTCGATTACGGCTTTGATGACACAAAAGGAAAGAACGTTTATGGTTCTGTACGTGCTGTCCGTGGCGTAACAGACTCGGTGTCAGAACCGTATGTCGATAATGGTGACGGTACGGTGACGGACACCTCAACAGGGCTAACATGGCAGCAGGATACGCTGGAGGAGGCGTTCACCTGGGAACAGGCGTTGGCCTATTGTGAAGGCCTCTCCCTTGGCGGTCATGAGGACTGGCGCTTACCCAGCATCAACGAACTGCGGTCTTTGGCAAATTACGGGCGCTATAATCCATCGATGGATACGACCTTCTTCCCCAATGCGGTCTCTTTGCTCTACTGGTCGTCCACGACCTATGCGTCCAATGCTGCCAATGCGTGGGGTATATTTTTCCTGACCGGCGGCGGATACAGCGCCAACAAAGGGAGCCTCAGGCTTGTGCGCGCGGTGAGAGGGGGAATGACGGCGCCTCCATCCCCGTGTCTGCCGGACATAAAGGCCAACGGACAGGACGGGCCTCTTACGGTTTCAGCCGGAACCGCCGTTATTATAACGGTTAGCCTTTCGCCGGGAGATGAGGATGGAAAACAGGCGGATTGGTGGCTTATCGCGAGCGCGTTTGGAGAGTTCTATTCCTATCCCTACACCGAATGGATACCGGGAGTCCGTCCCGTGATGCAATCTCCGTTGGTGACGGTATCCCCTGTGCAGATCTATTCCGGTCTTCTTCAGGCCGGGACCTATATCTTTTACTTCGGGGTGGATACGAATCCCGATGATATTGTGGATGAACCGCTTTTTTATGATTGGGTTGAGATCCGGGTGATCGAGTGA